A single genomic interval of Arthrobacter methylotrophus harbors:
- a CDS encoding inositol monophosphatase, whose protein sequence is MTTGRHSATELDPSLDDYELAAALVREAGQLALLMRMGGLQGERKTSVSDVVTAADHAAEAYVLEQLRRCRPEDGILGEEGSSVAGSSGRTWVIDPVDGTYNFLQGSTYWCSAIALRHDLPAAHGVASDPDVILGAIYQPELDKLWTGGEGHPATLNGERIGGPSGAPLSELGAATYIHPTWLADPRAAMPWHAAAVSAASLRMFGSGSCDLGRVADGELGCWFQHSCPEWDWLPGKAIVRAAGGDTAVVRVNGLDWFIAGGPTAVRELRAALTSVPQFA, encoded by the coding sequence ATGACCACTGGCAGGCACTCCGCCACAGAACTCGATCCCTCGCTCGACGACTATGAACTCGCTGCGGCGCTGGTCCGGGAAGCCGGACAGCTTGCCCTGCTGATGCGGATGGGCGGGCTCCAAGGAGAACGCAAGACATCTGTCTCGGACGTTGTAACCGCCGCCGACCATGCTGCCGAGGCATATGTCCTGGAGCAATTGCGCCGCTGCCGCCCGGAGGACGGCATTCTGGGCGAAGAAGGAAGCTCGGTAGCCGGAAGCAGCGGGCGTACCTGGGTGATCGATCCCGTCGATGGTACGTACAATTTCCTGCAAGGCTCCACGTATTGGTGCTCGGCGATCGCCTTGAGGCATGACTTGCCGGCAGCTCATGGAGTCGCCTCGGATCCCGACGTCATCCTCGGTGCCATCTACCAACCGGAGCTGGACAAGCTCTGGACCGGCGGCGAAGGACACCCCGCCACGCTCAACGGCGAAAGGATAGGGGGACCCTCGGGAGCGCCCCTCAGCGAGCTGGGTGCCGCGACCTATATCCACCCCACGTGGCTTGCCGATCCCCGCGCTGCCATGCCCTGGCACGCGGCCGCGGTGTCCGCCGCCTCGCTGCGCATGTTTGGTTCAGGCTCTTGCGATCTTGGCCGGGTGGCCGATGGTGAACTGGGCTGCTGGTTCCAACATAGCTGCCCCGAGTGGGACTGGCTCCCCGGCAAGGCGATTGTCCGCGCGGCAGGCGGGGACACCGCCGTCGTGCGCGTCAATGGCCTGGATTGGTTTATTGCCGGGGGCCCGACGGCGGTGCGCGAGTTGCGCGCGGCGCTCACCTCGGTACCGCAATTCGCCTGA
- the pcrA gene encoding DNA helicase PcrA: MDMLFDPYADGPFKAASRAATKGAPAMLSRAGNGLPDVGGPLRHNAEPGAPEPGNAPGSGSSGSGQPRAYPGLPSAAALLQGLNPQQEEAVKHAGSPLLIVAGAGSGKTRVLSNRIAYLIATGRAHHGEILAITFTNKAAAEMRERIEALVGARAKSMWISTFHSSCVRILRREATNVGLNSNFSIYDSADSLRLITLVAKNLDLDPKKFAPKAIQHKISALKNELIDDDAFASSANYNEPFEQAVAEVFKGYTQRLRQANAMDFDDLIAQTVYMFRAFPALAESYRRRFRHVLVDEYQDTNHAQYALVREIVGEGPHASELTVVGDSDQSIYAFRGADIRNIVEFEKDYPEARTIKLEQNYRSTQNILSAANSVISRNPNRPDKKLWTAEGDGEKIIGYVGENEHDEAQFIAKEIDRLQDEDGLRPGDVAIFYRTNAQSRSIEDVLVRVGLPYKVVGGTRFYERKEIKDALAYLRVLVNPDDDVNLRRVLNEPKRGIGDRAEGAVAALAERERSSFMAAARKADQAPGMATRSVNAVLGFVKLLDDLAEVASGSGAAAALEAVLEQTGYLAGLRASNDPQDESRVENLAELVAVVREYERDNPEGSLGEFLEQVSLVADADQIPDAPEGSSEDAAAAVAEAKRMGVVTLMTLHTAKGLEFPVVFLTGMEHGLFPHQRSATDPKELAEERRLAYVGLTRARKRLYVTRSEVRSMWGQSQYNPASQFLEEIPTDLVEWRREGTSRQVSGWGNAPIGSNRYGGSFWGAGTSRGAAPSATAGFDADVPAAVVRNRVQPQKEVVAVVVGDKVNHTSFGNGTVIGVEGAGDKTVAKVKFDVGEKRLLLRYAPLTKLDS; encoded by the coding sequence ATGGATATGTTGTTTGACCCGTACGCGGATGGCCCTTTCAAAGCTGCCAGCAGAGCTGCCACCAAGGGCGCTCCGGCGATGCTTTCGCGCGCCGGAAATGGCCTGCCCGACGTCGGCGGCCCCCTTCGGCACAATGCCGAACCGGGCGCTCCCGAACCTGGCAATGCACCGGGCAGCGGCTCGTCCGGCAGCGGGCAGCCCAGGGCCTACCCGGGGCTGCCGTCCGCCGCAGCCTTGCTGCAGGGCTTGAATCCGCAGCAGGAGGAAGCCGTCAAACATGCCGGCAGTCCATTGCTCATCGTCGCTGGCGCGGGTTCAGGCAAGACCCGTGTCCTGTCCAACCGCATTGCGTACCTGATCGCCACGGGCCGTGCCCACCACGGCGAGATCCTGGCCATCACCTTCACCAACAAGGCGGCCGCGGAAATGCGGGAACGCATCGAAGCCCTGGTGGGTGCCCGCGCCAAGTCGATGTGGATTTCCACGTTCCACTCGTCCTGCGTGCGCATCCTGCGGCGCGAAGCCACCAACGTGGGGCTGAACTCCAACTTCTCCATCTACGACTCCGCGGACTCCCTGCGGCTCATCACCCTCGTAGCGAAGAACCTGGACCTGGATCCCAAGAAGTTCGCGCCCAAGGCCATCCAGCACAAGATCTCGGCCCTCAAGAACGAGCTCATCGACGACGACGCGTTTGCATCGAGCGCCAATTACAACGAACCCTTCGAGCAGGCCGTGGCCGAGGTCTTCAAGGGCTACACGCAGCGGCTGCGCCAAGCCAATGCCATGGACTTCGACGACCTCATCGCGCAGACCGTCTACATGTTTCGGGCCTTTCCTGCGCTCGCGGAGTCTTACCGCCGCCGTTTCCGGCACGTCCTCGTGGACGAATACCAGGACACCAACCATGCCCAGTACGCCTTGGTTCGCGAAATCGTGGGCGAAGGGCCGCACGCCAGCGAGCTGACCGTCGTCGGCGACTCTGACCAGTCCATCTACGCCTTCCGCGGCGCGGACATCCGCAACATCGTCGAATTCGAAAAGGACTACCCCGAAGCCCGCACCATCAAGTTGGAGCAAAACTACCGCTCCACCCAGAACATCCTGAGCGCAGCCAACTCCGTCATTTCGCGCAACCCGAACCGTCCGGACAAAAAGCTCTGGACGGCCGAGGGCGACGGCGAGAAGATCATCGGCTACGTGGGGGAGAACGAGCACGACGAAGCCCAGTTCATCGCCAAGGAGATCGACCGCCTCCAAGATGAGGACGGCCTGCGTCCCGGCGACGTCGCCATCTTCTACCGCACCAACGCGCAGTCGCGCTCCATAGAAGACGTCCTGGTCCGCGTGGGCCTGCCGTACAAAGTGGTGGGTGGCACTCGCTTCTACGAACGCAAGGAAATCAAGGACGCCCTCGCGTACCTTCGTGTCCTCGTGAATCCGGACGACGACGTCAATCTGCGCCGAGTCCTCAACGAACCCAAGCGCGGAATCGGCGATCGTGCCGAGGGCGCCGTGGCGGCGCTGGCAGAGCGTGAGCGCAGTTCCTTCATGGCTGCGGCCCGCAAGGCAGACCAGGCTCCCGGCATGGCCACCCGCTCCGTGAACGCGGTCCTCGGCTTCGTGAAGCTCCTGGATGACCTGGCCGAGGTGGCATCGGGTTCCGGAGCCGCCGCCGCTTTGGAAGCCGTCCTGGAACAAACCGGTTACCTTGCCGGACTCCGCGCCAGCAATGATCCCCAAGACGAATCCCGGGTGGAAAACCTCGCCGAGCTGGTGGCAGTTGTCCGGGAATACGAGCGCGACAACCCCGAAGGCTCGCTGGGCGAGTTCCTGGAGCAGGTCTCCCTCGTGGCCGACGCCGACCAGATCCCCGACGCTCCGGAGGGATCTTCCGAGGATGCCGCCGCCGCCGTCGCAGAGGCCAAGCGGATGGGCGTGGTCACGCTCATGACCCTCCACACTGCCAAGGGCCTGGAATTCCCGGTGGTCTTCCTGACAGGCATGGAACACGGGCTCTTTCCGCACCAGCGCTCCGCAACGGACCCCAAGGAACTGGCAGAGGAGCGCCGACTGGCCTATGTGGGCCTCACGCGCGCCCGGAAGCGCCTCTATGTGACCCGTTCGGAAGTCCGCAGCATGTGGGGCCAGAGCCAATACAACCCCGCTAGCCAATTCCTCGAGGAGATCCCCACCGATCTCGTGGAATGGAGGCGCGAAGGCACCTCCCGCCAGGTCAGCGGCTGGGGCAATGCACCCATTGGTTCGAACCGTTACGGCGGATCCTTCTGGGGGGCTGGCACCTCGCGCGGGGCCGCTCCCAGCGCTACGGCAGGGTTCGACGCCGACGTGCCGGCCGCCGTCGTACGCAACCGTGTCCAGCCGCAAAAGGAAGTGGTGGCCGTTGTTGTGGGGGACAAAGTGAACCACACGAGCTTCGGCAACGGCACCGTGATCGGCGTCGAAGGCGCGGGTGACAAGACCGTGGCGAAGGTGAAGTTCGACGTCGGGGAGAAGCGGCTGCTGCTGCGTTACGCGCCGCTGACTAAACTGGACTCCTAA